The genomic region AAGGATTTCCTAATGGATAACTTTCGTCGGCATAATTTGTGTAAAGTGATGTTTTGTCTGCATCAGAGTAAATAGCCACGCTTTTAACGTCTAATTCACGACATGCTCTCATTACTCTTATTGCTATTTCACCTCTATTTGCGATTAATATTTTTTCAAACATTTTTAAACCTCTGAAATATTTTCATTAATAATATAATTATATATTACATAATATATTAAATATTTGATTAGATGAAAAAAATTACTCGTAAAAAACATTTGGAAATGAAACTTCAATCCATTCCAACTCATCCAAAACCGAAAGTTGGTCTTGAACAGTATACTACTCCCTCAGTTATAGCTTCAGATTTAATCTGGAATGCTTTTACTCTTGGTGATATTGATGGAAAAAATGTTATTGATTTGGGTTGTGGGACTGGCGTATTTGCCATTGCATCAGCATTGATGGGTGCAAACTACTCGATTGGTGTAGATATTGATAATGATTCTATTGAATTAGCAAATGTAACTAAAGATAAATTAAATGCTGTTAATGTAAATTTCATAGTAAGTGATATTTGTCAATTTAATGAGTCATTGAATGTAGATACTGTGTTTCAAAATCCACCTTTTGGATCTCAAAAAAATGCGGATTCTGGTCAGGATTTAAAATTTGTAAAAAAAGCCATTGATTTGGATTTTAATGTTTTATATTCCTTTCATATGGCATCAACTGAAGAGTTTCTAATAAAATATTATTATAATCATAACCTGGAAATCACTCATATTTTTAGGTATAAGTTCCCGATTCCAAAAATTTAT from Methanobrevibacter sp. harbors:
- a CDS encoding METTL5 family protein, with the translated sequence MKKITRKKHLEMKLQSIPTHPKPKVGLEQYTTPSVIASDLIWNAFTLGDIDGKNVIDLGCGTGVFAIASALMGANYSIGVDIDNDSIELANVTKDKLNAVNVNFIVSDICQFNESLNVDTVFQNPPFGSQKNADSGQDLKFVKKAIDLDFNVLYSFHMASTEEFLIKYYYNHNLEITHIFRYKFPIPKIYDFHTKEKQDVDVIVIRAIKK